A genomic region of Sarcophilus harrisii chromosome 6, mSarHar1.11, whole genome shotgun sequence contains the following coding sequences:
- the LOC116419915 gene encoding cytosolic 5'-nucleotidase 1A-like produces MAAPGAVILNPDVAQKDPREALVVAVTARATFDLEAEHRLFLARGPEEYTEYQRAHATEPLPPGTAFPFIQAVQLVNQRLLERDPRERGLLDVMVLSNNSPEAGRRIVHCARQAGLEISKFCFVSAEDSTQYLREHNVGLFLSTDRTDVCNALKRGEPFPHPHPQVCPLPEAPGRAPPSVPSFLWQETSAGPGGGGGGPGGGGGEEGAQTGAPRRASVGILGSKSRAFPRLMATCTY; encoded by the exons ATGGCAGCTCCAGGGGCCGTGATCCTCAACCCTGACGTGGCCCAG AAGGACCCTCGGGAAGCGCTGGTCGTGGCCGTCACTGCCAGAGCCACCTTCGACCTGGAGGCGGAGCACCGGCTGTTCCTGGCCCGGGGCCCGGAGGAGTACACCGAGTACCAGCGGGCGCACGCCACCGAGCCGCTGCCCCCGGGCACGGCCTTCCCCTTCATCCAG GCGGTGCAACTGGTCAATCAGAGGCTACTGGAGCGAGACCCGCGGGAGCGAGGTCTCCTGGACGTCATGGTCCTCTCCAACAACAGCCCGGAGGCCGGCAGGCGGATCGTCCACTGCGCCAGGCAGGCGG GCCTGGAGATCTCCAAGTTCTGCTTCGTCAGCGCCGAGGACTCCACCCAGTACCTCCGGGAGCACAACGTGGGGCTCTTTCTGTCCACAGACAGGACCGACGTCTGCAACGCCCTGAAGCGGGGTgagcccttcccccacccccacccccaggtcTGCCCGCTCCCGGAGGCTCCTGGGAGGGCCCCCCCCTCCGTGCCTTCCTTCCTGTGGCAGGAAACCTCCgcgggccccggggggggggggggggggccgggggggggggggggggaggagggggcgcAGACCGGGGCCCCAAGGCGGGCGTCAGTGGGGATCTTGGGCTCCAAATCCAGGGCTTTCCCCCGCCTCATGGCAACGTGCACTTATTAA